The Limisphaera ngatamarikiensis genome includes a window with the following:
- the sufC gene encoding Fe-S cluster assembly ATPase SufC, whose protein sequence is MAGEPILEIINLSAGVEGKQILKGVNLTIHAGEVHAIMGPNGSGKSTLAAVLAGREGYEITGGEVRYCGRDLLEMDPEERAREGLFLAFQYPVEIPGVNTTYFLKAALNEIRKHRGLPELDAMEFLNLVKEKVKLLDLPEELLKRSVNEGFSGGEKKRAEIFQMAVLEPKLAILDETDSGLDIDALKVVANGVNKLKRPDNAQLVITHYQRLLNYIIPDYVHVLVDGRIVRSGDRNLALELEARGYDWIIKQVAAAV, encoded by the coding sequence ATGGCTGGAGAACCGATCCTGGAAATCATCAACCTGAGTGCAGGCGTGGAGGGCAAACAGATCCTCAAAGGCGTGAACCTCACCATTCACGCCGGCGAGGTTCATGCCATCATGGGCCCCAACGGTAGTGGAAAAAGCACCCTGGCCGCCGTCCTGGCCGGCCGGGAAGGCTACGAGATCACCGGGGGCGAGGTCCGCTATTGCGGTCGCGACCTCTTGGAAATGGACCCGGAAGAACGCGCGCGGGAAGGGCTGTTCCTGGCCTTCCAGTACCCGGTCGAAATCCCCGGCGTCAACACCACCTACTTCCTCAAAGCCGCCCTCAACGAAATCCGCAAACACCGGGGCCTGCCCGAGCTGGACGCCATGGAGTTCCTCAACCTGGTCAAGGAGAAGGTGAAGTTGCTCGACCTTCCCGAGGAGCTCCTGAAACGCTCGGTCAACGAAGGCTTCTCCGGCGGCGAGAAAAAACGGGCCGAAATCTTCCAAATGGCCGTGCTGGAGCCGAAACTGGCCATTCTGGATGAAACGGATTCGGGCCTCGACATTGATGCGCTCAAGGTCGTAGCCAACGGGGTCAACAAACTGAAGCGCCCCGACAACGCCCAACTGGTCATCACCCACTACCAGCGACTGCTGAACTACATCATCCCCGATTACGTCCACGTGTTGGTGGACGGTCGGATCGTCAGGTCGGGCGACCGCAACCTGGCGCTGGAGCTGGAAGCCAGAGGGTACGACTGGATCATCAAACAGGTCGCGGCCGCCGTGTAG
- the queA gene encoding tRNA preQ1(34) S-adenosylmethionine ribosyltransferase-isomerase QueA produces MRVEDFHYELPPELIAQHPADRRDASRLLVLHRTSGRREHRRFTDLPDYLRAGDVLVLNDSRVIPARLLGRNQRTGGAFEILLLEPRDNNVWQALLRPGKRARRGTCISVLDHHQRPSSVWAEVLDKGDGFEHTLRFHGTENLLLELDRLGHMPLPPYIQRQDGAEEVLDRERYQTVYARVPGSAAAPTAGLHFTQELLEKLRSQGVTVCFVTLHVGLGTFAPVRVSRVEEHVMHEERFELSEETAHILQTARAEGRRIVAVGTTTVRVLETVANWFEGRIQPTRGRTRLFIYPPYQFRAVDALITNFHLPGSTLLMLVSAFAAPGETRGRELILETYAEAVRERYRFFSYGDAMLIL; encoded by the coding sequence ATGCGGGTGGAAGATTTCCACTATGAACTGCCGCCGGAGCTGATCGCGCAACATCCGGCAGATCGCAGGGACGCCTCCCGGTTGCTGGTCCTGCACCGGACCAGCGGCCGGCGGGAGCATCGGCGGTTTACCGACCTGCCCGACTATCTGCGGGCCGGCGACGTGCTGGTGCTGAACGACAGCCGGGTCATTCCCGCGCGGCTCCTGGGTCGCAACCAACGTACCGGCGGCGCCTTCGAAATCCTGTTGCTCGAGCCGCGCGACAACAACGTCTGGCAGGCGCTGCTCCGGCCCGGCAAACGTGCCCGACGCGGCACCTGCATCAGTGTACTCGATCACCATCAGCGCCCCTCCTCCGTCTGGGCCGAGGTCCTCGACAAGGGCGACGGGTTCGAGCACACCCTCCGGTTCCACGGAACCGAAAACCTCCTGTTGGAGTTGGATCGGCTCGGGCACATGCCCCTGCCCCCCTACATCCAGCGGCAAGACGGCGCGGAAGAGGTTCTCGACCGCGAACGTTACCAGACCGTGTACGCGCGCGTGCCCGGGTCGGCCGCCGCTCCCACCGCCGGCCTCCATTTCACACAAGAGCTGCTGGAGAAGCTGCGCAGCCAGGGGGTGACCGTCTGTTTTGTCACCCTGCACGTCGGCCTGGGAACCTTCGCCCCGGTGCGCGTCAGTCGGGTCGAAGAGCACGTCATGCACGAGGAACGATTTGAGTTGTCGGAGGAAACCGCCCACATCCTACAGACCGCCCGGGCCGAAGGGCGTCGCATCGTTGCCGTGGGCACCACCACCGTCCGGGTGCTGGAAACCGTGGCCAACTGGTTCGAAGGTCGGATTCAACCCACCCGGGGTCGAACCCGCCTCTTCATCTACCCGCCTTATCAGTTCCGGGCCGTTGACGCGCTCATCACCAACTTCCATTTGCCCGGTTCCACGCTGCTCATGTTGGTCAGCGCCTTTGCTGCCCCGGGCGAAACCCGCGGTCGGGAACTGATCCTGGAAACCTACGCGGAAGCCGTGCGCGAGCGGTACCGGTTCTTCAGCTACGGCGACGCCATGCTCATCCTATGA
- a CDS encoding RibD family protein — MTEPRPRVLVNMAITADGKIATANRHVTTFGSRTDHDHLLALRATADAVLAGARTVESGPIDLGPGPVRYRRLRLRRGLAEYNLRIIVTGSGSVSPTAHVFTQRFSPILVLATGRAPATRLARLRRLADAVGVFGQDELDWPTALAWLHREWGVRRLVCEGGGTVNDGLFRAGLVDEIHLTVCPFIVGGRAAPTIADGRGFPRLPLAARFRLASRRRVGDELFLRYIREPVRSGATVP, encoded by the coding sequence ATGACCGAACCCCGGCCCCGGGTCCTGGTCAACATGGCCATCACGGCCGACGGCAAGATCGCCACCGCCAACCGCCACGTCACCACCTTCGGCAGCCGAACCGATCACGACCATCTCCTGGCCTTGCGTGCCACGGCAGACGCCGTCCTGGCCGGGGCGCGCACCGTTGAATCCGGTCCCATCGACCTCGGGCCCGGCCCTGTCCGGTACCGCCGGCTGCGACTGCGACGTGGCCTCGCCGAATACAACCTCCGCATCATCGTTACCGGGTCCGGATCCGTCTCCCCCACGGCGCACGTCTTTACCCAACGCTTCTCGCCCATTCTGGTGTTGGCCACCGGGCGGGCGCCTGCCACGCGCCTGGCCCGGCTGCGCCGTCTGGCAGATGCGGTCGGGGTTTTCGGACAGGATGAACTCGATTGGCCGACCGCCCTGGCATGGCTGCACCGTGAATGGGGGGTTCGACGGCTGGTTTGTGAAGGCGGCGGCACGGTGAACGACGGCCTTTTTCGCGCCGGTCTGGTGGATGAGATTCACCTGACCGTCTGCCCGTTCATCGTGGGCGGACGCGCCGCACCCACCATCGCGGACGGACGGGGCTTCCCGCGCCTGCCACTCGCGGCGCGATTCCGCCTCGCATCCCGACGCCGCGTCGGCGACGAACTGTTCCTCCGATACATCCGCGAGCCGGTCCGGTCCGGGGCAACGGTCCCCTGA
- a CDS encoding acyltransferase: MNDSTLRRWALWLQQLRWRTGEWLWKWEARCRGIELGPGVRFLGRPCLARAPGSRIVLGERVQLNSALRSNPLGCPRPATLRTLHAGAEIRMDARSGLSAAVLCAARSIVVGEDTIIGAEAMIMDTDFHVRAADGTWVVADPGHAEPIRIGRGVFIGARAIVLKGVTIGDGAVIGAGAVVTRDVPPGALAAGNPAIVRAAGASPQA, translated from the coding sequence ATGAACGATTCGACCCTGCGCCGCTGGGCCCTGTGGTTGCAACAGCTCAGGTGGCGGACCGGCGAGTGGCTCTGGAAATGGGAGGCCCGATGCCGCGGCATCGAACTGGGCCCCGGCGTGAGATTCCTCGGCCGTCCCTGTCTGGCCCGCGCGCCGGGTTCGCGCATTGTCCTGGGCGAGCGGGTCCAACTCAACAGCGCCCTCCGCAGCAACCCACTGGGATGCCCGCGGCCCGCAACGTTGCGGACCCTGCATGCCGGAGCCGAGATTCGCATGGACGCCCGCAGCGGTCTGAGCGCGGCCGTCCTGTGCGCCGCCCGATCCATCGTGGTCGGGGAAGACACAATCATCGGCGCCGAAGCCATGATCATGGACACCGACTTTCATGTGCGGGCTGCGGACGGGACCTGGGTGGTGGCCGATCCCGGGCACGCGGAGCCGATCCGAATCGGCCGGGGAGTCTTCATCGGCGCCCGGGCCATCGTGCTCAAAGGCGTCACCATCGGCGACGGCGCCGTCATCGGCGCAGGGGCGGTGGTCACGCGCGATGTCCCCCCGGGCGCCCTGGCCGCGGGAAACCCGGCCATTGTCCGAGCCGCCGGCGCTTCGCCGCAGGCTTGA
- the hisF gene encoding imidazole glycerol phosphate synthase subunit HisF, which yields MLAKRVIPCLDVHQGKVTRGVRFGRAEAGELRDVGDPVELAVRYNEQGADEMVFFDITASAEGRAAMVQVIERTADQCFMPLTVGGGIRTLEDMQVMLRAGADKVSINTAALANPDLIRAGAEKFGSQCIVVSIDCKRVAPDRWQVFSHGGRRATEWEAVAWAREAVRLGAGEIVLNSIDADGTRAGYDLEITRRVSEAVGVPVVASGGAGSLEHMAQVLLEGRADAVLAASIFHFGDYTVGDVKRYLASRGIPVRLEPEIEVFENRPKR from the coding sequence ATGCTGGCAAAGCGAGTCATACCCTGTTTGGACGTGCATCAGGGCAAGGTGACCCGGGGCGTACGGTTTGGCCGGGCCGAGGCGGGTGAGTTGCGCGACGTGGGGGATCCGGTGGAACTGGCCGTGCGATATAACGAGCAGGGGGCCGACGAGATGGTGTTTTTTGACATCACCGCCAGTGCGGAAGGGCGTGCGGCGATGGTGCAGGTGATCGAACGGACGGCCGACCAGTGTTTCATGCCCCTGACGGTGGGGGGCGGCATCCGGACGTTGGAGGACATGCAGGTGATGCTGCGGGCCGGCGCCGACAAGGTGAGCATCAACACGGCTGCGCTGGCCAATCCCGACCTGATTCGGGCCGGCGCGGAAAAGTTTGGCAGCCAATGCATCGTGGTTTCCATTGATTGCAAGCGGGTTGCGCCGGATCGGTGGCAGGTCTTCTCCCACGGCGGCCGGCGGGCGACCGAATGGGAAGCGGTGGCCTGGGCCCGGGAGGCGGTCCGGTTGGGTGCGGGCGAGATCGTGCTGAACAGCATCGACGCCGACGGGACGCGCGCCGGTTACGATCTGGAGATCACCCGGCGCGTGAGCGAGGCGGTGGGGGTGCCCGTGGTGGCCAGCGGCGGGGCCGGTTCACTGGAGCATATGGCGCAGGTGTTGCTGGAGGGCAGGGCGGATGCGGTGTTGGCGGCCAGCATCTTTCATTTTGGCGACTATACCGTGGGCGACGTGAAACGTTACCTGGCCTCGCGGGGCATACCGGTGCGGTTGGAACCCGAGATCGAGGTGTTCGAGAACCGCCCGAAACGCTGA
- a CDS encoding YdcH family protein translates to MDLHHPILKEFPEYRDTIRYLKGCDEHFRKMYDEYHRLDDAVYRIEEEIDFATDQELEELKMRRAKLKDHIYHMLRRARHVWPASCSPNPNLNPNPPAPAS, encoded by the coding sequence ATGGACCTACACCATCCGATCCTCAAGGAGTTCCCGGAATACCGCGACACCATCCGCTACCTCAAGGGATGTGACGAGCACTTCCGCAAGATGTACGACGAGTACCACCGGCTCGACGACGCGGTGTACCGGATCGAAGAGGAAATCGACTTCGCCACCGATCAGGAGCTCGAAGAGCTCAAGATGCGCCGGGCCAAGTTGAAGGACCATATCTACCACATGCTGCGTCGGGCCCGGCACGTCTGGCCCGCTTCCTGCAGCCCGAATCCCAACCTCAATCCGAATCCGCCCGCCCCGGCATCCTGA